One segment of Pseudomonadota bacterium DNA contains the following:
- the rph gene encoding ribonuclease PH, whose translation MKRADGRAPEQLRSARLETGFQRFPEGSVLYTCGGTRVLIAASVEEGVKEFLRGSGRGWVTAEYAMHPRASQQRQRRESRNQLGGRSHEIQRFVGRSLRGVLVREKLGERQVSIDCDVLDADGGTRTAAVSGGFVALSLALEGLRRRGVVGAGVLREPVAAISVGIVHGEPMLDLCYTEDRDAQIDLNLVGTESGRLIELQGTAEGAPIDRIDLDGLVELASQAIPKLAQLQREVLDKAGVDLGKLLA comes from the coding sequence ATGAAGCGCGCGGACGGTAGAGCACCGGAGCAGCTGCGCTCGGCTCGGTTGGAGACAGGCTTCCAGCGCTTTCCGGAGGGCTCCGTGCTCTACACGTGCGGCGGCACGCGGGTCTTGATCGCGGCCTCGGTGGAAGAGGGGGTCAAGGAGTTCCTGCGCGGAAGCGGTCGTGGTTGGGTCACGGCCGAATACGCTATGCATCCGAGAGCCAGCCAGCAGCGTCAACGGCGGGAGAGCCGCAACCAATTGGGCGGCCGCAGCCACGAGATCCAGCGTTTCGTCGGACGTTCGCTGCGCGGCGTGCTGGTGCGCGAAAAACTCGGCGAGCGGCAAGTATCGATCGATTGCGATGTACTGGACGCAGACGGAGGTACCCGCACGGCAGCGGTCAGCGGTGGGTTCGTGGCCCTGAGTCTTGCGCTGGAAGGCCTGCGGCGGCGGGGCGTCGTGGGGGCAGGAGTGCTGCGGGAACCGGTGGCGGCTATCAGCGTCGGCATCGTCCATGGCGAGCCGATGCTCGACCTCTGCTACACCGAAGATCGGGACGCGCAGATCGATCTGAACTTGGTTGGAACGGAGTCCGGCCGCTTGATCGAGCTTCAGGGTACGGCCGAGGGCGCGCCCATCGATCGGATCGATCTCGATGGCCTCGTGGAACTGGCAAGCCAGGCGATTCCCAAGCTCGCCCAGTTGCAGCGCGAAGTGCTCGACAAGGCGGGCGTCGATCTCGGGAAACTGCTCGCATGA
- a CDS encoding ATP-binding protein, with the protein MVARGPRLSIPTRVFLGFALVLTVSGAVLVASILQHQRTAATLRLLHGGYLPLALTVGEARATQAVFGTLLDRLPERDWIATQRWIDTARRVRPATIRRALDEIVHIYRLDPPAAEQRTLERLQAEITSVERAYGEGDTGFDELFRALAAQDKERAHGLLVHLRAREQSSARQLREVWSTIQTQVEATGLAVSRQEMQSVWVLAALALVALAVGVAVTWWAQRVLSPLPRLQERVEAVSRGDFARHLGPARDDEIGRLARDFERMVAALSARDASLREATERAIQSERLAAVGRMAAHVTHEVRNPLNSMRLNLELLEEEVPGSNAAAKALLSAIHGEIERLTEITGEYLRVARLPNPDFESADLAAAVDAVARFVQPELSAANVELVHTTEPGLPSLVFDEAQFRQALLNVLRNALEAMPAGGRIELRVGRDRTGVAVLVKDYGAGIAPAEQKRIFDPFYTTKKLGTGLGLPLSQQIMAAHGGRLSCRSEPGSGTEFELWLPLAGEDMMKDRGSSTLEAGA; encoded by the coding sequence ATGGTGGCAAGAGGCCCGCGTCTGTCAATTCCGACCCGCGTTTTTCTGGGGTTCGCCCTGGTGCTCACCGTCTCCGGCGCGGTGTTGGTCGCCAGCATCCTTCAGCACCAACGTACCGCGGCCACGCTGCGGCTGTTGCACGGCGGCTATTTGCCTCTTGCCCTGACCGTCGGTGAGGCACGCGCGACTCAGGCGGTGTTCGGGACACTGCTCGACCGGCTGCCCGAGCGCGACTGGATCGCGACACAGCGTTGGATCGACACGGCGCGCCGCGTGCGCCCGGCCACGATCCGACGTGCGCTGGACGAGATCGTGCATATCTATCGGCTCGATCCCCCGGCAGCCGAACAGCGTACGTTGGAGCGTCTACAGGCCGAGATCACCTCGGTGGAACGCGCCTACGGGGAGGGGGACACAGGTTTCGACGAGCTGTTTCGAGCCCTTGCCGCCCAGGACAAGGAGCGGGCTCACGGGCTTCTGGTTCACTTGCGGGCGCGCGAGCAGAGCAGCGCGCGACAACTGCGTGAGGTTTGGTCCACGATTCAGACGCAGGTGGAAGCCACGGGGCTCGCGGTCTCCCGCCAGGAGATGCAGTCCGTATGGGTGTTGGCTGCGCTGGCCTTGGTGGCGCTGGCGGTGGGCGTCGCAGTAACCTGGTGGGCTCAACGCGTGCTGTCGCCGCTGCCGCGCCTGCAGGAGCGCGTGGAGGCCGTCTCCCGGGGGGACTTTGCCCGTCATCTGGGTCCGGCGCGGGATGATGAGATCGGTCGCCTGGCTCGCGACTTCGAGCGTATGGTCGCGGCGCTGAGTGCGCGCGACGCCAGTCTGCGTGAGGCAACCGAGCGGGCAATTCAGAGCGAGCGTCTGGCGGCCGTCGGCAGAATGGCGGCTCACGTCACGCACGAAGTTCGCAACCCGCTCAATAGCATGCGGCTCAACCTGGAGTTGCTCGAAGAAGAGGTGCCCGGCTCCAACGCGGCGGCCAAAGCGCTGCTTAGCGCGATTCATGGTGAGATCGAGCGCCTGACCGAGATCACCGGCGAGTACCTGCGCGTAGCGCGCCTGCCCAACCCGGACTTCGAATCGGCCGACCTGGCGGCGGCGGTGGACGCCGTGGCGAGATTCGTACAGCCCGAGCTTTCGGCCGCCAACGTGGAGCTTGTGCATACCACCGAGCCGGGCCTCCCTTCCTTGGTGTTTGACGAAGCCCAATTTCGCCAGGCCCTGCTCAACGTGCTCCGCAACGCGCTCGAGGCCATGCCCGCGGGTGGGCGCATCGAGCTCCGCGTCGGGCGTGATCGGACCGGCGTGGCCGTCTTGGTCAAGGACTACGGAGCGGGCATCGCGCCTGCGGAGCAAAAGCGCATTTTCGATCCGTTCTACACCACCAAGAAGCTCGGCACTGGGTTGGGACTCCCGCTCAGCCAGCAGATCATGGCCGCGCACGGGGGTCGCCTCAGCTGCCGCAGCGAACCTGGCTCCGGCACCGAATTCGAGCTATGGCTCCCTTTGGCCGGGGAAGATATGATGAAGGATCGCGGATCGAGCACATTGGAAGCGGGTGCATGA